The following are from one region of the Gammaproteobacteria bacterium genome:
- a CDS encoding aminotransferase class I/II-fold pyridoxal phosphate-dependent enzyme, with amino-acid sequence MLDFTSALYLGLRHPSRSLRPWGSLSTGRPAVLGAPSGAGGVAAKLAALIGCESAVLLPSTLHLFWDLFGLLAQERIAIHMDKGAYAISRWGVERAAARGVPVRQFRHHDPESLSASVRRDAARGLRPVVVADGFCPSCGNLAPLPDYLEIARDYDGLLVLDDTQTLGIQGHTPSWEAPYGYGGGGSLRRFGISGADVLLGSSLAKSFGVPVAVLAGSALWLERFDKHSATPTHCSPPSAAVIHAAEQALEINASHGDALRRTLAQRINQFRSRLRQRGFSAHGKLFPLQTLAAVEGASASELYRRLLDRGVRSVLLHGHSKGAIGFLITASHRAEDIDRAVERLAASLSRGFHPSAMRQFR; translated from the coding sequence ATGCTCGACTTCACCTCGGCTCTGTACCTGGGACTGCGGCATCCGAGTCGCTCGCTGCGACCCTGGGGGAGTCTGAGCACCGGCCGTCCGGCGGTGCTCGGTGCGCCCTCCGGCGCTGGGGGAGTGGCGGCGAAGCTGGCGGCACTGATCGGTTGTGAAAGCGCCGTGCTACTGCCCTCCACGCTGCACCTGTTCTGGGACTTGTTCGGGCTGCTGGCGCAAGAGCGCATCGCCATCCATATGGACAAAGGTGCTTATGCTATCTCCCGCTGGGGCGTGGAGCGGGCGGCAGCACGAGGAGTCCCAGTGCGCCAGTTCCGCCATCATGATCCAGAATCCCTATCCGCCTCGGTGCGGCGCGATGCCGCGCGGGGACTGCGTCCAGTGGTGGTGGCGGACGGATTCTGCCCCAGCTGCGGCAATCTCGCCCCTCTGCCCGATTATTTGGAGATCGCGCGGGATTACGACGGCCTCCTCGTATTGGACGACACCCAGACACTGGGTATCCAGGGCCATACGCCCAGTTGGGAGGCCCCCTACGGGTATGGTGGCGGTGGATCGCTGCGCCGTTTCGGTATCTCTGGTGCAGACGTCTTGCTGGGAAGTTCCCTGGCCAAGAGCTTCGGTGTGCCCGTGGCGGTACTCGCCGGCAGCGCCCTTTGGCTGGAGCGCTTTGACAAACACAGCGCCACACCCACCCACTGCAGCCCCCCTTCGGCAGCGGTAATCCATGCCGCCGAGCAGGCGTTAGAGATCAACGCAAGCCACGGCGATGCACTGCGCCGAACGCTGGCGCAGCGGATAAACCAATTCCGTTCGCGCCTGCGCCAACGGGGGTTCTCTGCACATGGCAAATTGTTTCCGCTGCAAACCCTGGCAGCGGTCGAAGGCGCCTCTGCTTCCGAACTGTATCGCCGCCTGCTAGATCGTGGTGTCCGCTCGGTGCTACTCCATGGTCACAGCAAAGGTGCCATCGGTTTCCTGATTACCGCCAGCCACCGCGCAGAGGACATCGACCGCGCTGTGGAACGGCTCGCCGCGAGCCTTAGTCGCGGCTTTCATCCATCGGCCATGCGCCAATTCCGATAG
- a CDS encoding M35 family metallopeptidase, producing the protein MSRLPARSRATFKQGTLTKKAPPQYVKDFSGPAAECAAALKRAGKTRAEALSIINAQIGSAIAMLRKAATDLKRGSRSSKTKDLFHKIFRVKPVFVPTWLKPTAAIKDRGDVVATRCKRVADLLASGKFKFFCTINSTNCPDCSNSSSAWACSSYGNNRVICLGNAFWDFMKAGETDSLLAILMHEPFHIYFGSYVTEHRSDAEKFGGIYCIVQFVFETNSRAAPAWSNKPCTDMAVRKEVGGFLS; encoded by the coding sequence GTGAGCAGACTGCCGGCAAGGTCGCGTGCCACGTTCAAGCAAGGCACCCTGACCAAGAAAGCACCGCCCCAGTATGTGAAGGATTTTTCCGGACCTGCTGCGGAGTGCGCAGCCGCCTTGAAGAGGGCCGGGAAAACCCGGGCCGAGGCACTCAGCATTATCAATGCCCAAATTGGCTCAGCGATTGCCATGCTTCGCAAAGCGGCAACCGACCTCAAGCGCGGAAGCCGTTCATCCAAGACAAAAGACCTTTTCCATAAGATATTCAGAGTAAAGCCGGTGTTTGTGCCGACCTGGCTGAAACCCACGGCTGCGATAAAGGACCGGGGTGATGTAGTAGCAACCCGCTGTAAACGGGTGGCCGATCTGCTGGCGAGTGGCAAGTTCAAGTTCTTCTGCACGATCAACTCGACCAATTGCCCGGACTGTTCGAACAGCTCGAGTGCCTGGGCCTGTTCGAGTTATGGAAATAACCGGGTTATTTGCTTGGGAAACGCTTTCTGGGACTTCATGAAGGCCGGGGAAACCGACTCCTTGCTTGCAATCCTCATGCACGAGCCATTCCATATTTACTTTGGCAGTTATGTTACGGAACATCGGTCGGACGCTGAAAAGTTTGGGGGTATTTATTGCATCGTGCAGTTTGTCTTCGAAACGAATAGCCGTGCCGCACCCGCTTGGTCAAACAAACCTTGTACGGATATGGCGGTAAGAAAGGAAGTAGGCGGTTTCTTATCATGA
- a CDS encoding DUF4056 domain-containing protein, translated as MTWEFAFSPEPFPWFPESTWEGEANRSSPDYIRWLQSSLNRVMGLRLAVDGIEGPATRSAVRSFQQQQGLAVDGIVGPNTEAALKSALSGASMSAITSASVPQGEACEVLDNFDFDRDQLKPEHRPKLDTISRRVINSQISSVRIIGYTDPIGDRDYNFRLGKRRAERVALELRRTVERMQPGSGGQLAITVESSGEVEKISNNPAQNRHVQICLPPMTVRPGTPDDTGLQPIPQRFCCLLAPQQVNSLTQNDNIADPLNLGQHGSWNEVNGIIYSGRAGFLDLAHIRDSCDTTKYIFDQLAQGVMPRTVLVKRTRVGISPGVLGIAIVHKRPLRPIDLARVIAYDAGLGHEIATYYDMGIFGVDVGGHNSSFSPEDLCSNFLGTLLAERAIAAGGNFNHAATAELNTLIRDLDGQIPSETLRAFNLINGHWVWFSRTNFYRSVTLPGYLRRRNFTSMPWVAGHPSDKPPPPYVTAPLPDVGYIYTYTHMEEQSTRRLNVLFPRYIAQIKQDAAARYGPRFDSP; from the coding sequence ATGACATGGGAGTTTGCATTCAGTCCGGAGCCGTTCCCCTGGTTCCCGGAATCGACATGGGAGGGTGAGGCCAACCGCAGCAGTCCCGACTATATCCGCTGGCTGCAGTCGTCCCTGAATCGGGTGATGGGCCTCCGCTTGGCGGTCGACGGCATCGAGGGGCCGGCCACCCGCAGCGCGGTCCGAAGCTTCCAACAGCAGCAGGGCTTGGCAGTGGATGGGATAGTCGGGCCGAATACCGAGGCGGCGCTCAAATCTGCCCTGAGTGGGGCTTCAATGAGCGCGATTACCAGCGCGAGTGTCCCTCAAGGCGAAGCATGCGAAGTATTGGATAATTTTGACTTTGATCGAGATCAACTCAAACCCGAACATCGTCCAAAGTTGGATACAATCTCGAGAAGAGTTATTAATAGCCAGATCTCTTCAGTTAGAATCATCGGTTACACGGATCCCATTGGCGATCGCGATTACAACTTCCGCCTCGGAAAAAGGCGTGCAGAGCGGGTTGCCCTCGAATTGCGTCGCACAGTGGAACGAATGCAGCCAGGCAGCGGCGGGCAACTTGCTATAACCGTTGAGTCGAGCGGCGAGGTTGAGAAAATATCAAATAATCCCGCGCAGAATCGGCACGTACAAATATGTTTGCCGCCTATGACTGTACGGCCGGGGACCCCAGATGACACTGGTTTGCAACCGATACCGCAGCGATTTTGTTGCCTGCTTGCACCGCAGCAGGTCAATTCGCTTACTCAGAATGACAACATCGCTGATCCTCTTAACCTCGGTCAGCATGGCAGCTGGAATGAGGTTAACGGTATTATTTATTCAGGTAGAGCAGGGTTTCTTGATCTTGCCCACATCCGTGATAGCTGCGACACAACAAAGTATATTTTCGATCAACTAGCACAAGGTGTGATGCCGCGCACGGTGCTCGTAAAACGCACGCGCGTGGGCATCTCTCCGGGAGTATTGGGCATCGCCATCGTGCACAAGCGCCCACTGCGACCGATCGACTTGGCGCGCGTGATCGCCTACGATGCGGGCCTTGGTCACGAGATCGCGACATACTACGACATGGGTATATTCGGGGTTGACGTTGGTGGACATAACTCATCCTTCTCTCCGGAAGACTTGTGCTCCAACTTCCTTGGCACCTTGCTCGCTGAACGAGCGATTGCAGCCGGAGGTAACTTCAACCATGCTGCAACGGCAGAACTGAATACGCTGATCCGCGATCTTGACGGACAGATTCCGTCCGAGACCCTCAGGGCTTTCAATCTAATCAACGGTCACTGGGTATGGTTCTCTCGCACCAATTTTTACAGGTCCGTGACTCTTCCAGGTTACCTTAGGCGTCGCAACTTCACCAGCATGCCGTGGGTGGCCGGGCATCCCAGCGATAAACCGCCGCCGCCCTATGTCACCGCTCCCTTGCCCGACGTAGGATACATATATACCTACACGCACATGGAAGAACAGTCTACGCGTCGGTTGAATGTGCTTTTCCCACGTTACATTGCCCAGATAAAGCAGGATGCAGCGGCGAGATACGGGCCCAGATTCGACAGTCCATGA
- a CDS encoding amidohydrolase family protein has translation MIIDSHCHAGAGFGLTDPWSGRPLLEKYLRRAASAGITHTVLFANFHEDYATANRIVAGIVNQKPGRFFGFIYLHAQRDKGRIRAMIQTGVEEYGFVGIKVHRHDARITREVCEAAREFALPVLYDVENELPIVDRLAEYYPDVPFIIPHLASFTENWRSQTAFLDQLESHPNIYADSSGVRFFIFWHGL, from the coding sequence ATGATCATCGACTCCCACTGTCATGCCGGGGCCGGTTTCGGTCTCACCGACCCCTGGAGCGGCCGTCCTCTCTTGGAAAAATACCTGCGCCGTGCCGCGTCCGCCGGCATTACCCACACTGTATTATTCGCCAACTTTCACGAAGACTACGCGACCGCCAATCGGATAGTGGCCGGGATCGTCAATCAGAAGCCGGGGCGCTTCTTCGGCTTTATCTACCTGCATGCACAGCGAGACAAGGGCCGTATACGCGCGATGATCCAGACAGGTGTCGAGGAATATGGTTTCGTCGGCATTAAGGTACATCGGCACGATGCGCGCATTACCCGGGAGGTTTGCGAGGCGGCGCGAGAGTTCGCATTGCCAGTCCTGTACGACGTGGAAAACGAACTGCCAATCGTAGACCGGCTCGCCGAGTATTACCCCGATGTACCATTCATCATCCCCCACCTGGCCAGCTTCACTGAGAACTGGCGATCGCAGACGGCGTTCCTGGACCAGCTTGAGTCGCATCCGAACATCTATGCGGATAGCTCGGGAGTACGTTTTTTTATCTTCTGGCACGGGCTGTAG